In one Nocardioides luteus genomic region, the following are encoded:
- a CDS encoding aldose 1-epimerase family protein, producing MLRPSGEQFTIDGGGYSATVTESGGSLRLLSYEGRDLIAPFGDDEQSSGGKGQLLAPWPNRIRDGRYEFGGKTYQLGLSEVSRNNASHGLVRWAQWLPIDETKASITLATRLMAQSGYPWTLDLEVTYAVGPDGLTVTQSATNHAGSPAPFAVGAHPYLTVGDGPVDGWTLTLPARTRLLSDPERKLPTTSEPTAGTAHDFTSAKPIGDVVLDHAFTDLDRGEDGRTTVTLEGPDGGVALWVDEHHPWLMVYSADDQSPARGSLAVEPMTAPPDAFNSGTDLIELAPDERFEVTWGITAI from the coding sequence GTGCTGAGACCGAGTGGAGAGCAGTTCACGATCGACGGCGGGGGCTACTCCGCGACGGTGACGGAGAGCGGAGGGTCGCTGCGCCTGCTGTCCTACGAGGGGCGCGACCTCATCGCCCCCTTCGGCGACGACGAGCAGTCCAGCGGCGGCAAGGGGCAGCTGCTGGCGCCGTGGCCCAACCGGATCCGGGACGGCCGCTACGAGTTCGGCGGGAAGACCTACCAGCTCGGGCTGTCCGAGGTGTCGCGCAACAACGCCTCCCACGGCCTGGTGCGGTGGGCGCAGTGGCTGCCGATCGACGAGACCAAGGCCTCGATCACCCTCGCCACCCGGCTGATGGCGCAGAGCGGCTACCCGTGGACGCTCGACCTCGAGGTGACCTACGCCGTCGGACCCGACGGGCTCACCGTGACCCAGTCGGCGACCAACCACGCCGGCTCCCCCGCGCCCTTCGCCGTGGGCGCCCACCCCTATCTGACCGTCGGCGACGGACCCGTCGACGGCTGGACGCTAACCCTCCCGGCGCGGACCCGCCTGCTCTCCGACCCGGAGCGCAAGCTGCCCACCACGAGCGAGCCGACGGCCGGGACGGCCCACGACTTCACCTCCGCCAAGCCCATCGGCGATGTCGTGCTCGACCATGCCTTCACCGATCTCGATCGCGGCGAGGACGGGCGGACCACGGTGACGCTCGAAGGCCCCGACGGTGGCGTCGCGCTCTGGGTCGACGAGCACCACCCCTGGCTGATGGTCTACAGCGCCGACGACCAGTCGCCCGCGCGCGGCAGCCTCGCCGTCGAGCCGATGACCGCTCCCCCGGACGCGTTCAACTCCGGCACCGACCTGATCGAGCTAGCTCCCGACGAGCGGTTCGAGGTCACGTGGGGCATCACCGCGATCTGA
- a CDS encoding SGNH/GDSL hydrolase family protein, which translates to MISWTRAFAVLAAVLTLASTVPAQAAPAHPVGTWGASADEVGGNTGAAGLADLSVRNLVHTSLGGSGVRITLSNAFGDRPVTFASAHVGVAGDGAAVVSGTNRPVTFAGADRVTVAPGTEALSDPVDATVPADTTLAVSFHVVGESGPITGHDVATQISYVSGTAGADVAGEESGAAFTTQISRWYWVESVLVEKPRRVKTAVLFGDSITDGNGSTVGANRRWPDVLADRIASSRFAGRFGVMNEGISANRVLVDSTGGQRGLDRFRRDVLDQPGVSTVVLLEGINDIRWDDADEASDLTDAYRELIAQAHAEDVCVIGATLTPYEGGSRYTPERDRVRVAVNEWIRTSGEFDGVVDFDAATRDPDRPARFLPAYDSGDHLHPGDAGYAAMAEAFDLSLLECDR; encoded by the coding sequence GTGATCTCCTGGACTCGTGCGTTTGCCGTGCTGGCAGCCGTGCTCACCCTGGCCTCGACCGTGCCGGCCCAGGCCGCGCCGGCGCACCCGGTCGGCACCTGGGGCGCCTCGGCCGACGAGGTGGGCGGCAACACCGGCGCTGCCGGGCTGGCCGACCTGTCGGTGCGCAACCTGGTCCACACCTCGCTGGGTGGCTCCGGCGTACGCATCACGCTCTCCAACGCCTTCGGCGACCGTCCGGTCACCTTCGCCTCGGCACACGTCGGGGTGGCCGGGGACGGCGCCGCGGTGGTGTCCGGCACGAATCGGCCGGTGACCTTCGCCGGTGCCGACCGGGTCACCGTCGCTCCCGGCACCGAGGCGCTCAGCGACCCCGTCGACGCGACCGTGCCGGCCGACACGACCCTCGCGGTCAGCTTCCACGTCGTCGGGGAGAGCGGCCCGATCACCGGGCACGACGTGGCGACGCAGATCTCCTACGTCTCCGGGACGGCCGGCGCGGACGTCGCCGGCGAGGAGTCCGGTGCGGCGTTCACGACGCAGATCTCCCGCTGGTACTGGGTCGAGAGCGTCCTCGTCGAGAAGCCCCGCCGGGTCAAGACCGCGGTGCTCTTCGGCGACTCGATCACCGACGGCAACGGCTCCACCGTCGGTGCCAACCGGCGCTGGCCGGACGTGTTGGCCGACCGGATCGCGAGCAGCCGCTTCGCCGGACGCTTCGGCGTGATGAACGAGGGCATTTCCGCCAACCGCGTCCTCGTGGACAGCACCGGCGGCCAGCGCGGCCTGGACCGCTTCCGGCGAGATGTCCTCGACCAGCCCGGCGTCTCCACGGTCGTGCTGCTGGAGGGGATCAACGACATCCGCTGGGACGATGCCGACGAGGCCTCCGACCTGACCGACGCCTACCGCGAGCTGATCGCGCAGGCGCATGCCGAGGACGTCTGCGTCATCGGCGCGACCCTGACGCCGTACGAGGGCGGCAGCCGCTACACCCCCGAACGCGACCGGGTGCGGGTCGCGGTCAACGAGTGGATCCGCACCTCCGGCGAGTTCGACGGCGTCGTCGACTTCGACGCCGCCACGCGTGACCCCGACCGGCCGGCGCGGTTCCTGCCGGCGTACGACTCCGGGGACCACCTCCACCCCGGCGACGCCGGCTACGCGGCGATGGCCGAGGCGTTCGACCTGTCGTTGCTGGAGTGCGACCGCTAG
- a CDS encoding PH domain-containing protein yields MPAGSESQGSEPTGSELPVKLPHTWRPLGAGVMGWFLVAALAVMCTMVWVGFTPEIKAQVTMFERLTFGAVGLGIVVCVHALTRSRVVARESGLTVVNGYKRRDLEWAEILAINFPRGAPWPTIDLASGHNISALGIQASDGASSRKAVRTLRTLADELS; encoded by the coding sequence ATGCCTGCCGGATCTGAGTCCCAGGGGTCTGAGCCGACGGGATCCGAGCTGCCGGTGAAGCTGCCGCACACCTGGCGCCCGCTCGGGGCCGGCGTCATGGGCTGGTTCCTCGTGGCCGCGCTCGCGGTGATGTGCACCATGGTCTGGGTCGGGTTCACGCCCGAGATCAAGGCCCAGGTCACCATGTTCGAGCGGCTCACCTTCGGTGCCGTGGGTCTCGGGATCGTGGTCTGCGTGCACGCGCTGACCCGGTCGCGGGTCGTCGCCCGGGAGAGCGGCCTGACGGTGGTCAACGGCTACAAGCGCCGCGACCTGGAGTGGGCCGAGATCCTCGCGATCAACTTCCCGCGCGGTGCGCCCTGGCCCACGATCGACCTCGCCTCGGGCCACAACATCTCCGCCCTCGGCATCCAGGCCTCCGACGGCGCATCGTCGCGGAAGGCCGTGCGCACGCTGCGCACCCTCGCCGACGAGCTGTCCTGA